From the genome of Candidatus Methylomirabilota bacterium:
TCCGGGTGAAAGCCGACGACGCAGCTGTCGAGGCCGACACGGTCATCATCGCCACGGGCGCGTCATCGAAGCTCATCGGCCTGCCCAACGAGTCCAAGCTGATGGGGCGCGGCGTCAGCACCTGCGCCACCTGCGACGGCTTCTTCTTCAAGGACCAGAACATCATGGTTGTGGGCGGTGGCGATTCGGCCATGGAAGAGGCGCTCTACCTCTCGCGCCTCGGCCGCCAGGTGCAGGTGGTCCACCGCCGCGACGCGCTCCGCGCCTCCAAGATCATGCAGGAGCGCGCGCTCAAAAACCCGAAGATCGAGTTCATCTGGGACACGGGGGTCGAGGATGTCCTCGACCCGGCCAAGGGCAAGGTGACGGCGGTGCGGCTCAAGAACCTCAAGACGGGCGCCCAGTGGGAGACCCCGGTGGACGGCCTCTTCGTCGCCATCGGGCATCTGCCCAATACGGCCATCTTCAAGGGGAAGATCGACCTGCACCCCAACGAATACGTCAAGGTCGCGCCGGGGACCACGCAGACCTCCGTGCCCGGCGTCTTCGCGGCGGGCGACGTCGCCGACTTCACCTACCGCCAGGCCGTGACCGCCGCCGGCACCGGCTGCATGGCCGCGCTCGAAGCCGAGCGCTACCTCGAGGCCCACCACTCCGGCCACTGAGGCGGCCTCGGCCGACAGCGTAGAGCGGAGCGTAGATGACATAACACCCGTTCTCAGTTTGCCCCGCGCGGTGACCGCGATGCCAGCTGCGTCGATACGGTCCGCGACCACGGCTAAACGTGGAGCGCGGTCGCGCAGTTTCTCAGCGTAACTCAATGACCGTCAGCCGCGCCCCTCTCACGTAGCGAGGTCAAGCGGCCCGATTCGGGCGTGGCGGATTGCAAGACTCGACCCTGCTTCGCGTCGGTGCGCTGCGATCGCTAGGGCGCCAGTCGGCCTCGGCGGAAGATGAGGATGGACTCGACGCGCTCCGAAGGCCGACCCGCGTTGAACGCGATGCCTTGGGCTGCATACCAGAGCGACGCACTTTCCGACGGCCCGTACCGCGCCTCCACCTCGGTGACGGGATCACCGACGCGCACCCCGCGCCACGTGACGGGGCCCAGGGGCGGATCCTCCCCCTGCCAGCTCAGCTCCACCGCCTCGACCCCCGTCGCTCCCAGATGGACGCCGAGCGTCAGATCCGGATGCGGTGTATATCGCAGCAGGCGCTGCGCCAGCGTGGAGCCCCCGTCGCTGCCCGGCACTCCGTGGACGGCTCGCACCTCTTCCTCTCGCATCCCCAGCCGGACGCCGCCGAGGCTCGCCCCGTCCTGTACGGGCTGTCGCTGCATCTCGGCCCGGCGGATGGCCGGCAGTCCCTGCGCTTCGCCCCCGCTCGGGGCTGTGGTCAGTGCGAGCAGGAGGACGAAGAGTCCTCGCGCCGCCGCCCTCATCGTCGGCCGACCACGTGATACGCCCCGGTGGTCGGCCCACCAGCCGCCAATGGATCGGGCGCCGTCAGCGCCTCGAGTGCCTGACCCTGCCGGTGGAAGCGGAGGTCGATGAGCCCGTAGAGTAGGCCCGGCTCCAGCAGGTCGTACTGGCTTTGAAGTGCCTCAGAGAAAACCAATTCTCGGGCCGTGCTGACAATGCGCGTCTGGCGCTGGCGCGGGAAGGTGAAGATGGTCGTCAGCAACATCCCCGCGGTACGGTTGGCATCCACCAGGTGCGTGGTGACGAAGACCCCGGGGTTCGCCGGCACGCTGAGGCTGGCCAAGGGCGTAAGCCCCCCCGTGAGTGGCCGCCACTGCCAGGCCTGTATGAACTCCCGCTCCTCTACGAACCGGCTATCGGCCGCCAAGACCGTGTAGCCCTCCGCCGGCCCATCCGACCGCCGTAACTCCCCCAGGATCGTGACGACCTCCACGTCGTGACTCGTGGAGGACCCCCTCACGACCGCCCTCAGTCGGCGCGCGGGGAAGAAATCGGTAGAGAAGGCCACGAGCCCGCTACTCGCCTGGGAGCCGACCTGGACGGTGCCGTAGCCTGCGGTGGTCCATTCGCGCCGGTAGACCCCTGTCCGGCTCACCCCCGTCACCCCGTGATCTATGGCGAACGTCCCAACCTCCGGCTCGTCCCCGAGTGGCGCCACTGTAAAGAGGGGCACCCAATTGCCGCCGACATCCCGCAGGTCGTAGACCAAGGTCCCCTGCTGGCGCGCCCGGTGGCTCGTCTGGACCGTGTCGTCGCAAGTCTTGCCGACCACAATCCGGCGCGTGAGGTTCACGATGAACCAGCAGTCGTTGCGCAGGCCCGTGAAGAAGTCCACCGACCC
Proteins encoded in this window:
- the trxB gene encoding thioredoxin-disulfide reductase, whose amino-acid sequence is MAPTRKVVIIGSGPAGYTAAVYAARANLAPVMFIGIQPGGQLMLTTLVENYPGFVDGIDGPPLMETFKAQAARFGTEMIAEDVTEVDFSSRPFRVKADDAAVEADTVIIATGASSKLIGLPNESKLMGRGVSTCATCDGFFFKDQNIMVVGGGDSAMEEALYLSRLGRQVQVVHRRDALRASKIMQERALKNPKIEFIWDTGVEDVLDPAKGKVTAVRLKNLKTGAQWETPVDGLFVAIGHLPNTAIFKGKIDLHPNEYVKVAPGTTQTSVPGVFAAGDVADFTYRQAVTAAGTGCMAALEAERYLEAHHSGH